A genomic segment from Actinomyces lilanjuaniae encodes:
- the ilvN gene encoding acetolactate synthase small subunit, giving the protein MSQKHTLSVLVENKPGVLTRVSALFTRRGFNIHSLAVGPTEHEDVSRITVIADTEGLAMEQVIKQLNKLVNVLKIVELEPDTSVARELYLVKVRADDSNRTAVLQVVDLFRAHVVDVAPSSVVIETVGSESKVRALLTALEPYGVKEIVQSGTVAITRGPRSITDQLKEK; this is encoded by the coding sequence GTGAGCCAGAAGCACACGCTGTCCGTCCTAGTGGAGAACAAGCCCGGCGTCCTCACGCGTGTCTCAGCCCTGTTCACGCGCCGCGGCTTCAACATTCACTCCCTGGCTGTCGGACCTACTGAGCACGAGGACGTGTCGCGCATTACGGTGATCGCTGACACCGAAGGACTTGCCATGGAGCAGGTCATCAAGCAGTTGAACAAGCTTGTGAATGTCCTCAAGATCGTCGAGCTTGAGCCCGATACGTCGGTAGCGCGTGAGCTCTACCTGGTTAAGGTGCGAGCTGACGACTCCAACCGGACGGCGGTCCTGCAGGTCGTTGACCTGTTCCGAGCGCACGTCGTTGACGTGGCCCCGTCGTCGGTCGTTATTGAGACTGTCGGCTCAGAGTCCAAGGTCAGGGCGCTGCTGACGGCGCTGGAGCCGTATGGTGTCAAGGAGATTGTCCAGTCCGGTACCGTAGCCATTACGCGTGGTCCGCGTTCCATCACCGACCAGCTCAAGGAGAAGTGA
- a CDS encoding aspartate:alanine exchanger family transporter: protein MVTDVLTHLAEAPVLVLFLLIGVGMLVGHLKVRGVSLGAAAVLFCGIALAACGTAVNVEMNIPIELSTLGLTIFTFAIGVQSGPNFFHVLRTAAGPLALLLVILTASAAAGVAVGRALGMDSALIAGTFAGALTNTPALAAAGNAATAAGNPDGTAVATIGYAVSYLYGVIGMLFFCLLALRYRRSDRDAPSPLINRTIRVEREDGPVVADIGERISGELKFSRLRRGETGPIMRPVNSDRLFKDDLVTVVGTQDAVNQAIKAVGHGSSHSLIEDRRYLDFRRITVSDPKLAGRTIADLDIDHRFEATISRVRRGDVDMVGTPDLVLQQGDRVRVVGPTGRMKEISQYFGDSSRGLSAINPVALGIGMALGIFIGELQIPMGGGATFSIGSAAGTLLVGLVFGRIGRIGSFVTAIPFTTTAVLSEIGLLIFLARAGVTAGGQIAEAFSGGDWWRILVTGFIMTTIAGGGLYTSMRWLVRMGGTRLSGLLGGAQTQPAVLAFANERTGADPRVALGYAMVYPVAMILKIFIAQLLGGM, encoded by the coding sequence GTGGTTACAGACGTCCTGACACACCTGGCCGAGGCCCCGGTGCTGGTCCTGTTCCTGCTCATCGGCGTAGGCATGCTCGTCGGCCACCTGAAGGTGCGAGGAGTCAGCCTTGGAGCCGCAGCCGTCCTCTTCTGCGGTATCGCCCTGGCGGCGTGTGGTACCGCAGTGAACGTGGAGATGAATATCCCTATCGAGTTGAGCACACTCGGCCTCACAATCTTTACGTTCGCCATCGGGGTCCAGTCAGGCCCTAACTTTTTTCATGTGCTACGCACGGCGGCAGGCCCCCTTGCGCTGCTGCTGGTCATACTAACGGCAAGCGCAGCAGCAGGCGTAGCAGTCGGCCGAGCACTCGGGATGGACTCCGCTCTGATAGCCGGAACCTTTGCTGGCGCGCTCACCAACACTCCAGCGCTTGCCGCCGCAGGCAACGCGGCGACGGCGGCAGGCAACCCGGACGGGACCGCTGTCGCTACGATTGGTTATGCCGTCTCATACCTTTACGGGGTTATCGGCATGCTGTTCTTCTGCCTCCTCGCCCTGCGCTATCGACGCAGCGACCGAGACGCCCCCTCCCCTCTCATCAACCGCACCATCCGAGTGGAACGCGAGGATGGCCCGGTCGTCGCCGACATCGGAGAGCGAATCTCCGGAGAGCTCAAGTTCTCCCGCCTGCGCCGCGGGGAGACAGGCCCCATCATGAGACCAGTTAACAGCGATCGTCTGTTCAAGGACGACCTGGTCACAGTCGTCGGCACCCAGGACGCGGTCAACCAGGCCATCAAGGCTGTTGGGCATGGCTCGTCTCACTCGCTTATCGAGGACCGACGCTACCTGGACTTCCGGCGCATTACCGTGTCTGACCCCAAGCTTGCCGGGCGCACAATCGCCGACCTGGACATCGACCACCGTTTCGAGGCGACAATCTCGCGTGTCCGCCGAGGCGACGTGGACATGGTCGGAACGCCCGACCTCGTTCTCCAGCAAGGTGACAGGGTCCGCGTGGTCGGCCCTACCGGAAGGATGAAAGAGATCTCCCAATACTTTGGCGACTCTTCTCGCGGGTTATCAGCCATCAATCCGGTTGCCCTGGGCATCGGGATGGCGCTGGGTATATTCATAGGTGAACTTCAGATTCCCATGGGTGGAGGCGCTACCTTTTCCATAGGCTCGGCAGCAGGAACCCTCCTCGTGGGCCTAGTCTTTGGCCGCATTGGTCGCATAGGCAGCTTTGTCACTGCAATTCCTTTTACCACGACCGCAGTTCTGTCCGAAATCGGCCTGCTCATCTTCCTCGCGCGGGCGGGCGTCACAGCGGGAGGACAAATTGCGGAAGCGTTCTCAGGCGGCGACTGGTGGAGGATCCTGGTAACAGGGTTTATCATGACCACGATAGCGGGAGGCGGCCTGTACACCTCAATGCGCTGGCTCGTCAGGATGGGCGGCACGCGTCTGTCCGGACTGTTAGGAGGAGCGCAGACTCAGCCTGCTGTGCTCGCCTTCGCGAACGAGCGCACTGGTGCTGACCCACGCGTCGCGCTGGGTTATGCCATGGTCTACCCCGTCGCCATGATTCTCAAGATCTTTATTGCGCAACTACTCGGAGGAATGTAA
- a CDS encoding acetolactate synthase large subunit, translating into MTRHKVPLEKGRQMMTGAQALVRALEELGVTDIFGMPGGAILPFYDPLLTSDRIRHVLVRHEQGAGHAAEGYAMVTGKPGVCVVTSGPGATNLVTAIGDAHMDSVPLVAITGQVGSRNIGTDAFQEADIVGATMPFVKHSFLVTRPEDVVPRVAEAFHLAATGRPGPVLVDVAKDAQEGMTEFSWPPETDLPGYHLPGRPNQRRVIQAAEAVAHSERPVLYLGGGLNRAGVPAEQLTELIDLIGAPFVTTLTALDVMPSDHPLNLRMPGMHGTVAAVGSLQRADLIVSLGARFDDRVTGRPASFAPRAAVVHVDIDPAEISKIRAADVPIVGDLTDVVPALTAEVRDLFGREGRVDIGPWRTEVERIVATYPTDWTDTDDGLLQPQEVINHLVGAAAEDTIWVTGVGQHQMWAAHYLRFNRQHTWLTSAGAGTMGYGVPAAMGAKRACPDRPVWLIDGDGCFQMTNQELATCTLNDIPIKVAVINNSSLGMVRQWQTLFYGERYSSTDLHTGADTVRVPDFVRLAEAYGAVGLRCDRLEDVDDVIAQANSINDRPVVIDFIVSADAQVWPMVAAGVSNDEIQHARGMSPQWEEE; encoded by the coding sequence ATGACACGCCACAAGGTTCCACTGGAGAAGGGCCGACAGATGATGACAGGTGCTCAGGCGCTTGTCAGGGCTCTCGAGGAGCTGGGTGTCACCGACATCTTCGGCATGCCGGGCGGTGCTATTCTGCCTTTCTACGACCCTCTGCTCACCAGTGACCGGATCCGGCACGTTCTTGTGCGCCACGAGCAGGGCGCTGGCCACGCGGCAGAGGGATACGCCATGGTGACCGGAAAGCCGGGTGTATGTGTCGTCACCTCTGGGCCGGGTGCGACCAACCTGGTCACGGCAATCGGGGACGCGCACATGGACTCCGTGCCGCTAGTCGCTATTACCGGGCAGGTCGGCAGTCGTAACATCGGCACTGACGCATTCCAGGAGGCCGACATCGTCGGTGCCACCATGCCCTTTGTCAAGCACTCCTTCCTTGTCACGCGGCCAGAGGACGTCGTGCCTCGTGTCGCTGAGGCCTTCCACCTGGCTGCAACAGGACGTCCCGGACCTGTTCTTGTCGATGTCGCTAAGGACGCGCAGGAGGGGATGACGGAGTTCTCCTGGCCTCCTGAGACTGACCTTCCCGGCTACCATCTCCCCGGCAGGCCGAACCAGAGGCGTGTTATCCAGGCTGCCGAGGCTGTGGCGCACTCGGAGCGCCCTGTTCTCTACCTGGGCGGGGGCCTCAACCGAGCTGGCGTGCCCGCTGAGCAGCTGACTGAGCTCATCGACCTCATCGGCGCGCCTTTTGTAACCACGCTCACGGCGCTGGACGTGATGCCCTCGGACCACCCGCTCAACCTCAGGATGCCCGGGATGCACGGGACGGTAGCGGCTGTGGGCTCCCTGCAGCGTGCTGATCTTATCGTCTCTCTGGGGGCGCGCTTCGACGACAGGGTCACGGGTAGACCTGCCAGCTTCGCCCCTCGCGCTGCGGTCGTCCATGTGGATATCGATCCTGCGGAGATATCGAAGATACGAGCAGCGGATGTCCCTATCGTCGGTGACCTGACTGACGTCGTACCGGCCCTGACCGCGGAGGTCCGGGATCTGTTTGGCAGGGAGGGTCGTGTTGACATAGGTCCGTGGCGTACTGAGGTGGAGCGTATCGTCGCCACCTATCCCACTGACTGGACGGATACCGATGACGGTCTTCTCCAGCCTCAGGAGGTGATCAACCACCTGGTCGGAGCCGCAGCCGAGGACACGATCTGGGTCACGGGTGTCGGCCAGCACCAGATGTGGGCCGCTCACTACCTGCGCTTCAATCGGCAGCACACGTGGCTGACCTCGGCAGGAGCCGGGACGATGGGCTACGGCGTTCCTGCTGCTATGGGGGCCAAGCGGGCCTGCCCGGACCGTCCTGTGTGGCTGATTGACGGCGACGGCTGCTTCCAGATGACGAACCAGGAGTTGGCTACCTGCACCCTCAACGACATCCCGATCAAGGTCGCGGTCATCAACAACTCCTCACTAGGTATGGTCCGGCAGTGGCAGACCCTGTTCTATGGTGAGCGCTACTCCAGCACCGACCTTCACACTGGTGCGGACACGGTGCGTGTTCCTGACTTCGTCAGGCTGGCTGAGGCATATGGTGCGGTGGGGCTGCGCTGTGATCGGCTGGAAGACGTTGACGACGTTATCGCACAGGCCAACTCCATCAACGACAGACCGGTTGTCATTGACTTCATCGTGTCAGCAGATGCCCAGGTATGGCCGATGGTGGCTGCTGGTGTGTCCAACGACGAGATCCAGCACGCTCGGGGCATGAGCCCCCAGTGGGAAGAGGAGTGA
- the ilvC gene encoding ketol-acid reductoisomerase, whose protein sequence is MAAEKFYEDDADLSVIQSKKVAVIGYGSQGHAHALNLRDSGVEVAVGLREGSSSVAKAQEAGLPVKTVAEATAWADVVVVLAPDQVQATLYSTEIEPHIRPGSALLFSHGFNIHFGYIKPSDDIDVVMVAPKGPGHTVRREFEAGRGVPVLVCVEQDSSGSAWDLVLSYAKAVGGTRAGAIRTTFREETETDLFGEQAVLCGGVSQLIQYGFETLTEAGYQPEMAYFEVCHELKLIVDLIVEGGISKQRWSCSDTAEYGDYISGPRVITPDVKEHMKEVLSDIQDGTFAKRFMDDQAAGAPEFKKLRAAGESHPIEATGREVRSMFAWRADVDKDYTEGSVAR, encoded by the coding sequence ATGGCAGCTGAGAAGTTCTACGAGGATGATGCCGACCTCTCCGTCATCCAGTCCAAGAAGGTCGCCGTTATCGGCTACGGTTCCCAGGGGCACGCCCACGCCCTGAACCTGCGCGACTCCGGGGTCGAGGTGGCTGTGGGGCTGAGAGAAGGGTCGTCCTCTGTGGCCAAGGCCCAGGAGGCGGGGCTTCCTGTCAAGACTGTGGCAGAGGCAACAGCGTGGGCTGACGTCGTTGTCGTCCTGGCGCCGGACCAGGTGCAGGCCACGCTGTACTCCACTGAGATCGAGCCTCACATCAGGCCCGGCTCGGCTCTTCTGTTCTCCCACGGCTTCAATATCCACTTCGGCTACATCAAGCCGTCGGATGACATCGACGTCGTCATGGTCGCTCCCAAGGGGCCAGGGCACACGGTACGTCGTGAGTTCGAGGCTGGTCGCGGCGTGCCGGTCCTGGTCTGTGTGGAGCAGGACTCCTCCGGCTCGGCCTGGGACCTGGTGCTGTCCTATGCCAAGGCTGTGGGTGGGACCCGGGCGGGTGCGATCAGGACGACGTTCCGTGAGGAGACCGAGACGGACCTCTTTGGTGAGCAGGCAGTTCTGTGCGGAGGCGTCTCCCAGCTGATCCAGTACGGCTTCGAGACCCTCACGGAGGCTGGCTACCAGCCTGAGATGGCCTACTTTGAGGTCTGCCACGAGCTGAAGCTCATTGTGGATCTTATTGTCGAGGGTGGCATCTCCAAGCAGCGCTGGTCCTGCTCCGACACGGCGGAGTATGGTGACTACATTTCGGGGCCGCGGGTCATCACCCCAGACGTGAAGGAGCACATGAAGGAGGTTCTCTCCGATATCCAGGACGGGACCTTTGCCAAGCGTTTCATGGATGACCAGGCCGCGGGTGCCCCGGAGTTCAAGAAGCTGCGGGCTGCTGGCGAGTCGCATCCCATTGAGGCGACAGGACGCGAGGTGCGTTCCATGTTCGCCTGGCGGGCGGACGTGGACAAGGACTACACAGAGGGTTCTGTCGCGCGCTGA